Proteins encoded within one genomic window of Pseudorasbora parva isolate DD20220531a chromosome 3, ASM2467924v1, whole genome shotgun sequence:
- the LOC137070716 gene encoding uncharacterized protein isoform X2, whose protein sequence is MHALFIFAAFQCVHQAWFQSCMPTQTDYLCKEIPKDYPAGLTSVIIFVNGLGNINLSMFNSTNLTSVNILTMALQDVTAIGPQTFEKFQNLKTLNLHGNFLSQVSSDWFSHHDSLETLVLSKNQITTLDLNSFDGLSNLRVLNLSQNQIHTITQSSFLSLSKLRRLDLSNNKLTYLSPDLFLPLNGTMIRLDGNPWNCSCSVRNFVKYLKGLQNASLLENEMLVCCNSPPALKGLPVWQVPECETLITTGPTTTSHPNAGLTTGSAATVIITKPLTIGHSTLIILIVVLCALVLVICVLSVLYHRKQERKHLQAVKPSSERSEITEASETTVKSNGKENRKVKSEIDTREFLLGTNKMVVGDEKISQIYHIYSSRTYETREPIKRVSSAGPVLCRTEMFAKQTQAGAATEEVGVRNDEYYSGWMTSEKDNMNRNTEQVEKLKVGKNTADEENGGFTDEFGNTTDTLESHMESFQEENKDSDKSVKAGISVDKDVLQNGVDIDVLEDLNELTVGPFHSQDIFQVGAGSSRDILQVGAESSRDILQVGAESSRDILQVGAESSRDILQVGAESSRDILQVGAESSRDILQVGAESSRDILQVGAESSRDVLQVKHVISQSEETAEKLPYLTIGADPENQTSVVNQNTAKDRSAPLRPIRRVLTWPPTAVQWKKQWAQNQQILNVFPKLIFVNGCRHEIRQFHPRISPGTLPTAPQFDALEFLPEITAPMEDVRIAIDEDTYRTSLASSTQKVQHFTAQEHFTNANISLREDGRFYTSEETWRSGLESTISDTSSKSSPIEESEVCSELFSIFNPSGGSKSKPAVGEEINNKDYMEKMQGVKKKAHRGHQSEQVASELQKQSRRAEKAAPRANRDQRRDQACNGSNSRAPPSGGSPKDDSLLLGNEYTFIDLLHEVVENHGRWTRDRWRQTQKNKHKLKESR, encoded by the exons ATGCACG CTCTCTTTATTTTTGCGGCGTTCCAGTGTGTACATCAGGCATGGTTTCAGTCCTGTATGCCAACACAGACAGACTATTTGTGCAAGGAGATCCCAAAAG aTTATCCTGCTGGCTTGACCTCTGTGATTATCTTTGTGAATGGTTTGGGAAATATCAACTTGTCCATGTTTAACAGCACAAATCTGACCTCTGTGAACATCCTGACTATGGCACTTCAAGATGTCACAGCAATAGGACCGCAAACCTTTGAAAAGTTTCAAAACCTCAAAACTCTCAATTTGCACGGCAATTTTCTTTCCCAGGTCTCGTCAGACTGGTTTAGCCATCACGATTCACTTGAGACACTCGTACTATCAAAAAATCAAATCACTACACTGGATCTCAATTCTTTTGATGGGCTGTCAAACCTGCGtgtgctaaatttgtctcagaacCAGATTCACACTATAACCCAGAGTAGTTTTCTCAGTCTTAGTAAACTGAGGCGGTTAGACCTGTCCAACAATAAACTGACATATTTGAGTCCGGATTTGTTTCTTCCACTTAATGGCACAATGATCCGTTTGGATGGAAATCCCTGGAACTGCTCCTGCTCTGTAAGGAACTTTGTCAAATACCTGAAAG GTTTGCAGAATGCCTCTCTGCTGGAAAATGAGATGTTGGTGTGCTGTAACAGCCCTCCTGCACTGAAAGGTCTGCCAGTATGGCAGGTACCAGAGTGTGAAACCCTCATAACCACAGGCCCTACCACCACGAGTCATCCAAATGCAGGCCTTACCACTGGAAGTGCTGCCACTGTAATTATAACCAAACCTCTCACAATTGGACATTCAactttaatcattttaattg TGGTACTGTGTGCCCTGGTACTTGTCATTTGTGTTCTTTCAGTGCTGTACCACAGGAAACAAGAAAGGAAACATCTACAGGCTGTAAAACCTTCTTCAGAGAGATCAGAGATTACAGAGGCCAGTGAAACAACTGTAAAGAGCAACGGAAAGGAAAACagaaaagtgaaatctgaaATTGACACAAGAGAGTTCTTACTGGGAACAAACAAGATGGTGGTTGGAGATGAGAAGATATCACAGATTTACCATATTTATTCATCAAGGACATATGAAACTAGAGAACCCATTAAACGTGTGAGCTCTGCTGGGCCGGTCCTCTGCAGGACAGAGATGTTTGCTAAACAGACTCAAGCAGGTGCGGCCACTGAGGAAGTTGGTGTTAGGAATGATGAGTATTACAGTGGATGGATGACCTCAGAAAAAGACAATATGAATAGAAATACTGAGCAGGTGGAAAAGTTGAAAGTCGGGAAAAACACTGCAGATGAGGAGAATGGTGGATTCACTGATGAGTTCGGTAACACCACAGACACTCTGGAATCACACATGGAAAGCTTTCAAGAGGAAAATAAAGATTCTGATAAGAGTGTTAAAGCCGGAATAAGTGTAGACAAAGATGTTCTTCAGAATGGCGTGGATATTGACGTGTTGGAAGACCTAAATGAGTTGACTGTTGGACCATTTCACAGTCAAGATATTTTCCAGGTTGGAGCTGGAAGCAGTCGAGATATTCTTCAGGTTGGAGCAGAAAGCAGTCGAGATATTCTTCAGGTTGGAGCAGAAAGCAGTCGAGATATTCTTCAGGTTGGAGCAGAAAGCAGTCGAGATATTCTTCAGGTTGGAGCAGAAAGCAGTCGAGATATTCTTCAGGTTGGAGCAGAAAGCAGTCGAGATATTCTTCAGGTTGGAGCAGAAAGCAGTCGAGATATTCTTCAGGTTGGAGCAGAAAGCAGTCGAGATGTTCTTCAGGTAAAGCATGTGATATCCCAGTCCGAGGAGACTGCTGAGAAACTGCCTTACCTTACGATTGGTGCTGATCCAGAAAACCAGACCTCTGTGGTCAAtcaaaacactgctaaagatagATCTGCACCTTTAAGACCCATTCGGCGGGTCCTGACCTGGCCTCCGACCGCGGTCCAGTGGAAGAAGCAGTGGGCTCAAAATCAACAAATCCTCAACGTCTTCCCCAAACTAATATTTGTAAACGGTTGCAGGCATGAAATCAGACAATTTCATCCCAGGATTTCTCCTGGAACCCTCCCAACCGCCCCACAGTTCGATGCACTGGAGTTTCTGCCAGAAATCACAGCCCCAATGGAAGATGTCAGAATTGCTATTGATGAGGACACTTACAGGACAAGTCTTGCGTCATCCACCCAAAAAGTCCAGCATTTCACTGCACAAGAACACTTTACTAATGCTAATATATCATTGAGGGAAGATGGCAGATTCTACACAAGCGAGGAAACGTGGAGGTCAGGTCTTGAGTCGACCATCTCTGACACATCTTCTAAAAGCTCACCTATCGAAGAAAGTGAGGTCTGCTCTGAATTGTTCAGCATTTTTAATCCATCTGGTGGTAGCAAATCAAAACCTGCTGTTGGAGAAGAGATAAACAACAAAGATTATATGGAGAAAATGCAGGGTGTGAAGAAAAAGGCACACCGAGGTCACCAGAGTGAGCAGGTTGCATCAGAATTGCAGAAGCAGTCCAGGAGAGCGGAGAAAGCAGCACCAAGAGCTAATAGAGACCAGCGGCGGGATCAGGCATGTAACGGCTCGAACTCAAGAGCGCCCCCTTCAGGAGGTTCTCCAAAAGATGACAGCCTGTTGCTGGGGAATGAGTACACCTTTATAGATCTGCTACACGAGGTGGTGGAAAATCATGGGCGCTGGACCCGAGACCGGTGGagacaaacacaaaaaaacaaacacaagctGAAAGAGAGTCGTTAG
- the LOC137070716 gene encoding uncharacterized protein isoform X3 translates to MFLFFFLALFIFAAFQCVHQAWFQSCMPTQTDYLCKEIPKDYPAGLTSVIIFVNGLGNINLSMFNSTNLTSVNILTMALQDVTAIGPQTFEKFQNLKTLNLHGNFLSQVSSDWFSHHDSLETLVLSKNQITTLDLNSFDGLSNLRVLNLSQNQIHTITQSSFLSLSKLRRLDLSNNKLTYLSPDLFLPLNGTMIRLDGNPWNCSCSVRNFVKYLKGLQNASLLENEMLVCCNSPPALKGLPVWQVPECETLITTGPTTTSHPNAGLTTGSAATVIITKPLTIGHSTLIILIVLYHRKQERKHLQAVKPSSERSEITEASETTVKSNGKENRKVKSEIDTREFLLGTNKMVVGDEKISQIYHIYSSRTYETREPIKRVSSAGPVLCRTEMFAKQTQAGAATEEVGVRNDEYYSGWMTSEKDNMNRNTEQVEKLKVGKNTADEENGGFTDEFGNTTDTLESHMESFQEENKDSDKSVKAGISVDKDVLQNGVDIDVLEDLNELTVGPFHSQDIFQVGAGSSRDILQVGAESSRDILQVGAESSRDILQVGAESSRDILQVGAESSRDILQVGAESSRDILQVGAESSRDILQVGAESSRDVLQVKHVISQSEETAEKLPYLTIGADPENQTSVVNQNTAKDRSAPLRPIRRVLTWPPTAVQWKKQWAQNQQILNVFPKLIFVNGCRHEIRQFHPRISPGTLPTAPQFDALEFLPEITAPMEDVRIAIDEDTYRTSLASSTQKVQHFTAQEHFTNANISLREDGRFYTSEETWRSGLESTISDTSSKSSPIEESEVCSELFSIFNPSGGSKSKPAVGEEINNKDYMEKMQGVKKKAHRGHQSEQVASELQKQSRRAEKAAPRANRDQRRDQACNGSNSRAPPSGGSPKDDSLLLGNEYTFIDLLHEVVENHGRWTRDRWRQTQKNKHKLKESR, encoded by the exons atgtttcttttcttcttcctaGCTCTCTTTATTTTTGCGGCGTTCCAGTGTGTACATCAGGCATGGTTTCAGTCCTGTATGCCAACACAGACAGACTATTTGTGCAAGGAGATCCCAAAAG aTTATCCTGCTGGCTTGACCTCTGTGATTATCTTTGTGAATGGTTTGGGAAATATCAACTTGTCCATGTTTAACAGCACAAATCTGACCTCTGTGAACATCCTGACTATGGCACTTCAAGATGTCACAGCAATAGGACCGCAAACCTTTGAAAAGTTTCAAAACCTCAAAACTCTCAATTTGCACGGCAATTTTCTTTCCCAGGTCTCGTCAGACTGGTTTAGCCATCACGATTCACTTGAGACACTCGTACTATCAAAAAATCAAATCACTACACTGGATCTCAATTCTTTTGATGGGCTGTCAAACCTGCGtgtgctaaatttgtctcagaacCAGATTCACACTATAACCCAGAGTAGTTTTCTCAGTCTTAGTAAACTGAGGCGGTTAGACCTGTCCAACAATAAACTGACATATTTGAGTCCGGATTTGTTTCTTCCACTTAATGGCACAATGATCCGTTTGGATGGAAATCCCTGGAACTGCTCCTGCTCTGTAAGGAACTTTGTCAAATACCTGAAAG GTTTGCAGAATGCCTCTCTGCTGGAAAATGAGATGTTGGTGTGCTGTAACAGCCCTCCTGCACTGAAAGGTCTGCCAGTATGGCAGGTACCAGAGTGTGAAACCCTCATAACCACAGGCCCTACCACCACGAGTCATCCAAATGCAGGCCTTACCACTGGAAGTGCTGCCACTGTAATTATAACCAAACCTCTCACAATTGGACATTCAactttaatcattttaattg TGCTGTACCACAGGAAACAAGAAAGGAAACATCTACAGGCTGTAAAACCTTCTTCAGAGAGATCAGAGATTACAGAGGCCAGTGAAACAACTGTAAAGAGCAACGGAAAGGAAAACagaaaagtgaaatctgaaATTGACACAAGAGAGTTCTTACTGGGAACAAACAAGATGGTGGTTGGAGATGAGAAGATATCACAGATTTACCATATTTATTCATCAAGGACATATGAAACTAGAGAACCCATTAAACGTGTGAGCTCTGCTGGGCCGGTCCTCTGCAGGACAGAGATGTTTGCTAAACAGACTCAAGCAGGTGCGGCCACTGAGGAAGTTGGTGTTAGGAATGATGAGTATTACAGTGGATGGATGACCTCAGAAAAAGACAATATGAATAGAAATACTGAGCAGGTGGAAAAGTTGAAAGTCGGGAAAAACACTGCAGATGAGGAGAATGGTGGATTCACTGATGAGTTCGGTAACACCACAGACACTCTGGAATCACACATGGAAAGCTTTCAAGAGGAAAATAAAGATTCTGATAAGAGTGTTAAAGCCGGAATAAGTGTAGACAAAGATGTTCTTCAGAATGGCGTGGATATTGACGTGTTGGAAGACCTAAATGAGTTGACTGTTGGACCATTTCACAGTCAAGATATTTTCCAGGTTGGAGCTGGAAGCAGTCGAGATATTCTTCAGGTTGGAGCAGAAAGCAGTCGAGATATTCTTCAGGTTGGAGCAGAAAGCAGTCGAGATATTCTTCAGGTTGGAGCAGAAAGCAGTCGAGATATTCTTCAGGTTGGAGCAGAAAGCAGTCGAGATATTCTTCAGGTTGGAGCAGAAAGCAGTCGAGATATTCTTCAGGTTGGAGCAGAAAGCAGTCGAGATATTCTTCAGGTTGGAGCAGAAAGCAGTCGAGATGTTCTTCAGGTAAAGCATGTGATATCCCAGTCCGAGGAGACTGCTGAGAAACTGCCTTACCTTACGATTGGTGCTGATCCAGAAAACCAGACCTCTGTGGTCAAtcaaaacactgctaaagatagATCTGCACCTTTAAGACCCATTCGGCGGGTCCTGACCTGGCCTCCGACCGCGGTCCAGTGGAAGAAGCAGTGGGCTCAAAATCAACAAATCCTCAACGTCTTCCCCAAACTAATATTTGTAAACGGTTGCAGGCATGAAATCAGACAATTTCATCCCAGGATTTCTCCTGGAACCCTCCCAACCGCCCCACAGTTCGATGCACTGGAGTTTCTGCCAGAAATCACAGCCCCAATGGAAGATGTCAGAATTGCTATTGATGAGGACACTTACAGGACAAGTCTTGCGTCATCCACCCAAAAAGTCCAGCATTTCACTGCACAAGAACACTTTACTAATGCTAATATATCATTGAGGGAAGATGGCAGATTCTACACAAGCGAGGAAACGTGGAGGTCAGGTCTTGAGTCGACCATCTCTGACACATCTTCTAAAAGCTCACCTATCGAAGAAAGTGAGGTCTGCTCTGAATTGTTCAGCATTTTTAATCCATCTGGTGGTAGCAAATCAAAACCTGCTGTTGGAGAAGAGATAAACAACAAAGATTATATGGAGAAAATGCAGGGTGTGAAGAAAAAGGCACACCGAGGTCACCAGAGTGAGCAGGTTGCATCAGAATTGCAGAAGCAGTCCAGGAGAGCGGAGAAAGCAGCACCAAGAGCTAATAGAGACCAGCGGCGGGATCAGGCATGTAACGGCTCGAACTCAAGAGCGCCCCCTTCAGGAGGTTCTCCAAAAGATGACAGCCTGTTGCTGGGGAATGAGTACACCTTTATAGATCTGCTACACGAGGTGGTGGAAAATCATGGGCGCTGGACCCGAGACCGGTGGagacaaacacaaaaaaacaaacacaagctGAAAGAGAGTCGTTAG
- the LOC137070716 gene encoding uncharacterized protein isoform X1: MFLFFFLALFIFAAFQCVHQAWFQSCMPTQTDYLCKEIPKDYPAGLTSVIIFVNGLGNINLSMFNSTNLTSVNILTMALQDVTAIGPQTFEKFQNLKTLNLHGNFLSQVSSDWFSHHDSLETLVLSKNQITTLDLNSFDGLSNLRVLNLSQNQIHTITQSSFLSLSKLRRLDLSNNKLTYLSPDLFLPLNGTMIRLDGNPWNCSCSVRNFVKYLKGLQNASLLENEMLVCCNSPPALKGLPVWQVPECETLITTGPTTTSHPNAGLTTGSAATVIITKPLTIGHSTLIILIVVLCALVLVICVLSVLYHRKQERKHLQAVKPSSERSEITEASETTVKSNGKENRKVKSEIDTREFLLGTNKMVVGDEKISQIYHIYSSRTYETREPIKRVSSAGPVLCRTEMFAKQTQAGAATEEVGVRNDEYYSGWMTSEKDNMNRNTEQVEKLKVGKNTADEENGGFTDEFGNTTDTLESHMESFQEENKDSDKSVKAGISVDKDVLQNGVDIDVLEDLNELTVGPFHSQDIFQVGAGSSRDILQVGAESSRDILQVGAESSRDILQVGAESSRDILQVGAESSRDILQVGAESSRDILQVGAESSRDILQVGAESSRDVLQVKHVISQSEETAEKLPYLTIGADPENQTSVVNQNTAKDRSAPLRPIRRVLTWPPTAVQWKKQWAQNQQILNVFPKLIFVNGCRHEIRQFHPRISPGTLPTAPQFDALEFLPEITAPMEDVRIAIDEDTYRTSLASSTQKVQHFTAQEHFTNANISLREDGRFYTSEETWRSGLESTISDTSSKSSPIEESEVCSELFSIFNPSGGSKSKPAVGEEINNKDYMEKMQGVKKKAHRGHQSEQVASELQKQSRRAEKAAPRANRDQRRDQACNGSNSRAPPSGGSPKDDSLLLGNEYTFIDLLHEVVENHGRWTRDRWRQTQKNKHKLKESR; the protein is encoded by the exons atgtttcttttcttcttcctaGCTCTCTTTATTTTTGCGGCGTTCCAGTGTGTACATCAGGCATGGTTTCAGTCCTGTATGCCAACACAGACAGACTATTTGTGCAAGGAGATCCCAAAAG aTTATCCTGCTGGCTTGACCTCTGTGATTATCTTTGTGAATGGTTTGGGAAATATCAACTTGTCCATGTTTAACAGCACAAATCTGACCTCTGTGAACATCCTGACTATGGCACTTCAAGATGTCACAGCAATAGGACCGCAAACCTTTGAAAAGTTTCAAAACCTCAAAACTCTCAATTTGCACGGCAATTTTCTTTCCCAGGTCTCGTCAGACTGGTTTAGCCATCACGATTCACTTGAGACACTCGTACTATCAAAAAATCAAATCACTACACTGGATCTCAATTCTTTTGATGGGCTGTCAAACCTGCGtgtgctaaatttgtctcagaacCAGATTCACACTATAACCCAGAGTAGTTTTCTCAGTCTTAGTAAACTGAGGCGGTTAGACCTGTCCAACAATAAACTGACATATTTGAGTCCGGATTTGTTTCTTCCACTTAATGGCACAATGATCCGTTTGGATGGAAATCCCTGGAACTGCTCCTGCTCTGTAAGGAACTTTGTCAAATACCTGAAAG GTTTGCAGAATGCCTCTCTGCTGGAAAATGAGATGTTGGTGTGCTGTAACAGCCCTCCTGCACTGAAAGGTCTGCCAGTATGGCAGGTACCAGAGTGTGAAACCCTCATAACCACAGGCCCTACCACCACGAGTCATCCAAATGCAGGCCTTACCACTGGAAGTGCTGCCACTGTAATTATAACCAAACCTCTCACAATTGGACATTCAactttaatcattttaattg TGGTACTGTGTGCCCTGGTACTTGTCATTTGTGTTCTTTCAGTGCTGTACCACAGGAAACAAGAAAGGAAACATCTACAGGCTGTAAAACCTTCTTCAGAGAGATCAGAGATTACAGAGGCCAGTGAAACAACTGTAAAGAGCAACGGAAAGGAAAACagaaaagtgaaatctgaaATTGACACAAGAGAGTTCTTACTGGGAACAAACAAGATGGTGGTTGGAGATGAGAAGATATCACAGATTTACCATATTTATTCATCAAGGACATATGAAACTAGAGAACCCATTAAACGTGTGAGCTCTGCTGGGCCGGTCCTCTGCAGGACAGAGATGTTTGCTAAACAGACTCAAGCAGGTGCGGCCACTGAGGAAGTTGGTGTTAGGAATGATGAGTATTACAGTGGATGGATGACCTCAGAAAAAGACAATATGAATAGAAATACTGAGCAGGTGGAAAAGTTGAAAGTCGGGAAAAACACTGCAGATGAGGAGAATGGTGGATTCACTGATGAGTTCGGTAACACCACAGACACTCTGGAATCACACATGGAAAGCTTTCAAGAGGAAAATAAAGATTCTGATAAGAGTGTTAAAGCCGGAATAAGTGTAGACAAAGATGTTCTTCAGAATGGCGTGGATATTGACGTGTTGGAAGACCTAAATGAGTTGACTGTTGGACCATTTCACAGTCAAGATATTTTCCAGGTTGGAGCTGGAAGCAGTCGAGATATTCTTCAGGTTGGAGCAGAAAGCAGTCGAGATATTCTTCAGGTTGGAGCAGAAAGCAGTCGAGATATTCTTCAGGTTGGAGCAGAAAGCAGTCGAGATATTCTTCAGGTTGGAGCAGAAAGCAGTCGAGATATTCTTCAGGTTGGAGCAGAAAGCAGTCGAGATATTCTTCAGGTTGGAGCAGAAAGCAGTCGAGATATTCTTCAGGTTGGAGCAGAAAGCAGTCGAGATGTTCTTCAGGTAAAGCATGTGATATCCCAGTCCGAGGAGACTGCTGAGAAACTGCCTTACCTTACGATTGGTGCTGATCCAGAAAACCAGACCTCTGTGGTCAAtcaaaacactgctaaagatagATCTGCACCTTTAAGACCCATTCGGCGGGTCCTGACCTGGCCTCCGACCGCGGTCCAGTGGAAGAAGCAGTGGGCTCAAAATCAACAAATCCTCAACGTCTTCCCCAAACTAATATTTGTAAACGGTTGCAGGCATGAAATCAGACAATTTCATCCCAGGATTTCTCCTGGAACCCTCCCAACCGCCCCACAGTTCGATGCACTGGAGTTTCTGCCAGAAATCACAGCCCCAATGGAAGATGTCAGAATTGCTATTGATGAGGACACTTACAGGACAAGTCTTGCGTCATCCACCCAAAAAGTCCAGCATTTCACTGCACAAGAACACTTTACTAATGCTAATATATCATTGAGGGAAGATGGCAGATTCTACACAAGCGAGGAAACGTGGAGGTCAGGTCTTGAGTCGACCATCTCTGACACATCTTCTAAAAGCTCACCTATCGAAGAAAGTGAGGTCTGCTCTGAATTGTTCAGCATTTTTAATCCATCTGGTGGTAGCAAATCAAAACCTGCTGTTGGAGAAGAGATAAACAACAAAGATTATATGGAGAAAATGCAGGGTGTGAAGAAAAAGGCACACCGAGGTCACCAGAGTGAGCAGGTTGCATCAGAATTGCAGAAGCAGTCCAGGAGAGCGGAGAAAGCAGCACCAAGAGCTAATAGAGACCAGCGGCGGGATCAGGCATGTAACGGCTCGAACTCAAGAGCGCCCCCTTCAGGAGGTTCTCCAAAAGATGACAGCCTGTTGCTGGGGAATGAGTACACCTTTATAGATCTGCTACACGAGGTGGTGGAAAATCATGGGCGCTGGACCCGAGACCGGTGGagacaaacacaaaaaaacaaacacaagctGAAAGAGAGTCGTTAG